In one window of Osmia lignaria lignaria isolate PbOS001 chromosome 11, iyOsmLign1, whole genome shotgun sequence DNA:
- the shtd gene encoding anaphase promoting complex subunit 1 isoform X2, with amino-acid sequence MIAASEPVEYIPGGRQTILRHPESIVNQQSLSNQTEGESILLQKFSRREFWIVRENDTFGEEELYCSGRIAIHSKGNQSTRVLQTSYTCETDIEHALWCKFHVNIPDRSTKGKEMEDEESDDESVECICLIDSYTLKVFSETGEDYVSSLQFQVSAVWPTKYGILLEKTQVSLNETSRYTSLEGNRLQSHNDINLPVAFSLMHPLDEICPVLIKHGNISYMYDSNQQILFTSSEPSLAVIYDAKTGLHSVYKIRKALAEECQIVCGNNDTTPSIFNHSMSASPLNIGNNISHNKSCTNKGHLSIFGVPNPQLSIGLGVSHSPFSSRTSYTTTCSGGPSPSQQQQQHSRSQSPMATISRCQSPTHSAFSPLLGVPGSSVIHHSRLHQAVMTTALSHSQNSPFGNCNSMQLQDVVIPSKPLYPEICLDHVWTENVGIPKDAVSCRASKVFLSSDLVGQSYLCYLVPYRSQLYLVRLEKTNKQQQIIFGMVTSIVAKDAVNVPNLHMIATMDLSNGVVLYSGVTCIGKLHVTGILPNLSGCHYFLSSNNHKLGSPFPRRSSLISQNYVPSHDIKFEEGLHLLSPVGDNCARPPILLENSLVDSNFLVLKEAVGNKVTLEHGSKNYFRITLPTSSTSPLVTKCLHTLRSVLQKDLAMQLLVKWYGARNAPGPQDFSPEQEWCLFLIVLFTLLGYEVEKLQLIQKHEKDQFAERNSPMVVPKKQKTNNSGSSDDWKYMISFVKNGNSQTFLSNILGLQKTSSTFQMSVPNAVESNSAGKINVQSILFPYFPLVLFSLHLLYEELKLNCVMSESLPLLAQLLYQLSSDLRFDMYTHHYFLDFPSICQLNFTSQIKEADLQKITMPNYISSKPPNIFETLNNLLNHVEIVPFPYLSQVNPKTKNIVYLIALIANENKVNTLEIDKFVKHIMSIGSRIDFQEGGNKYEKEILKRVEHPTIDRIVLLYHEMGMNKKDLETLPTGISLVLKDIMYRCRERPPSNWPMQAYELVDRQDLAVLDKHIKFTASNQHVENEGKNYSIKDPEQDDGMEFDDAVLKLRFNKDHRIAEVRKLLNSSKPVRIAIIQRPDVSDHEFIEEQEKHLHALCTRTMALPVARGMFTLRTSTPIITEQLPIPRLCLTGKAPPRGTTIELAHIDVPPNMNLWPLFHNGVAAGLRIHPDASNIDSTWIVYNKQQQGEFGIEHSGFLMALGLNGHLKNLAPFSMYEYLVECHEATSVGLLLGLSATHRGTMNVSMTKLLSLHVETLLPPTSIELNVQQNVQVAALMGVGLVYQGTAHRHISHALLSEIGRPPGPEMKNCVDRESYSLAAGLALGLVVLGYGSGSDLASIPDTLHYYMVGGHVRPFTGAQKDKYKSPSYQIREGDSINIDVTSPGATIALGLMYFNTGNKAVAEWMQAPDTQYLLDFVRPDFLLLRILAKSLILWNEIEPTKSWVSSHVPNIVYKYRLQKPTSEIAQSVDLETMNQAYCNIIAGACMALGLKYAGTANKDAFKTLYNYAQMFTALSHKTIAELAGKSTIETCLNVTLLSAAVVMAGTGNLEIMRICRHIRTRVGPASSVVTYGSHLATHMALGLLFLGGGKYTLSNSPSAVAALIISLFPKFPTHSNDNRYHLQALRHLYVLAAEPRVILPRDIDSGQYCYATVHLTFESEKEAEGQDLVLQAPCLLPQLCNMRKLELKDDRYWEIVFEKGHNWQQLENMLKNCEYLSVKQRAGCLPYIEDPHGFRSLIAQTLTTENVIAWAARPECVTSFTNDKTVLNIVKYFLQWPKKEKIKNENTLKTQSCGSLGKSSSGYLTQSLSDTSEKISGSWNGQSYSCNEKMEIADLSSDLKDISYIRETQYSDMSEFEEQFLHTFAIIVCECVIKDKVSLLPLWMNLIKSLEIAEKEPNSFSIWQIKLVSSHMLKKHYTDNKNPLLSTESVLAIQQKISFIMDSWEHELTPYIKSYLTTGNIRGDTISLRKMCSYFVFYDIPHKIDHQTILTSLLKPESRSKLPNVTLCKLYKILKSY; translated from the exons ATGATTGCCGCCTCAGAACCGGTG GAGTATATTCCTGGTGGAAGACAGACAATTTTACGACATCCTGAATCAATAGTTAATCAGCAGTCTTTAAGTAATCAAACAGAAGGAGAAAGTATTCTGTTACAGAAATTTAGTcgt AGAGAATTTTGGATTGTACGAGAAAATGATACATTTGGTGAAGAAGAGTTGTATTGTTCTGGCAGAATTGCAATTCATTCAAAGGGCAATCAAAGTACTAGAGTATTGCAAACAAGTTATACTTGTGAAACAGATATTGAACATGCACTATGGTGTAAATTTCATGTTAATATACCTGATCGGTCAACAAAAGGCAAAGAAATGGAAGATGAGGAAAGTGATGATGAATCAGTTGAATGCATTTGCTTAATTGATTCATATACCCTTAAAGTATTTAGTGAAACTGGAGAAGATTATGTGTCTAGTTTACAATTTCAG GTATCTGCTGTATGGCCAACAAAATATGGGATTTTGTTGGAAAAAACACAAGTTTCCTTGAATGAAACAAGCAGATACACATCACTAGAAGGAAATAGATTACAATCGCATAATGACATTAATTTACCAGTGGCATTTTCTCTAATGCATCCTTTAGATGAAATTTGTCCTGTACTTATTAAACACG GAAACATATCATATATGTATGACTCAAATCAACAAATTCTATTTACTAGTTCTGAACCATCCTTGGCTGTGATATATGATGCAAAGACTGGGTTGCATTCTGTATATAAAATACGTAAAGCTTTAGCAGAAGAATGTCAGATAGTTTGTGGAAATAATGACACTACGCCTAGTATTTTTAATCATTCAATGAGTGCATCTCCGTTAAATATTGGAAATAATATTTCACATAACAAAAGTTGTACAAATAAAGGACATTTAAGCATATTTG GAGTACCAAATCCACAATTAAGTATTGGTTTAGGAGTATCGCACAGTCCATTTAGCTCGCGAACATCTTATACTACTACTTGTTCCGGGGGACCATCACCTtctcaacaacagcaacaacattCTAGATCTCAAAGTCCAATGGCAACTATTTCGCGCTGTCAATCTCCTACTCATTCTGCTTTCTCACCTTTACTCGGTGTGCCAGGTAGCTCAGTTATCCACCACAGCAGGTTACATCAAGCAGTTATGACTACTGCCTTAAGTCATTCACAAAACAGTCCTTTTGGTAATTGCAACAGTATGCAGTTACAAGATGTTGTTATACCAAGTAAACCTTTGTACCCTGAAATTTGTCTTGATCATGTTTGGACTGAAAATGTTGGAATTCCAAA GGATGCCGTGTCTTGTCGAGCGTCTAAAGTTTTCCTATCATCAGATCTCGTAGGCCAAAGTTATTTATGTTACTTAGTTCCGTATAGATCTCAGTTGTATTTAGTAAGGCTTGAGAAAACTAACAAACAGCAACAAATCATTTTCGGCATGGTAACAAGTATTGTAGCTAAAGATGCTGTTAATGTACCA AATTTACATATGATAGCAACAATGGATTTATCAAATGGAGTGGTACTATACTCTGGTGTAACTTGCATTGGCAAGTTACATGTAACGGGAATACTTCCCAATTTGAGTGGATGTCACTACTTCTTATCTAGTAATAATCATAAATTAGGTTCTCCGTTTCCACGACGAAGTTCATTGATCTCTCAAAATTATGTTCCTTCTCATGATATTAAATTTGAAGAAGGATTACATTTATTAAGTCCTGTAGGTGATAATTGTGCAAGACCACCTATTCTTTTAGAAAATTCTTTAGTAGACTCTAATTTTCTTGTACTGAAAGAAGCGGTAGGGAACAAAGTTACTTTAGAACATGGAAGTAAGAATTACTTTCGAATAACGTTACCGACATCGAGTACATCACCCTTag TAACTAAATGTTTGCATACATTAAGAAGTGTTTTGCAAAAGGATTTGGCAATGCAGTTACTAGTAAAATGGTACGGTGCTAGAAATGCCCCTGGACCTCAAGATTTTTCGCCAGAACAAGAATGGTGCCTTTTTCTTATAGTATTGTTTACATTATTGGGGTACGAAGTAGAAAAATTACAGTTAATTCAAAAGcatgagaaagatcaatttgcTGAACGCAATAGTCCTATGGTAGTGCCAAAAAAGCAGAAAACAAATAATTCTGGATCTAGCGACGATTGGAAGTACATGATTAGTTTTGTAAAAAATGGAAATTCTCAGACTTTCCTTTCAAATATACTTGGCCTTCAAAAAACTTCAAGCACGTTTCAAATGTCGGTACCAAACGCCGTGGAATCAAATAGTGCaggaaaaataaatgtacaatcTATTCTGTTTCCATATTTTCcacttgttttattttctttgcatCTTTTGTACGAAGAATTAAAGTTAAACTGTGTAATGTCAGAAAGCTTACCTTTACTTGCACAATTGCTTTATCAATTAAGTTCAGACTTAAGATTTGATATGTACACCCATcattattttctcgattttccaTCAATATgtcaattaaattttacatcTCAAATTAAAGAAGCAGATTTACAAAAAATTACTATGCCAAATTATATATCGTCGAAACCACCGAATATATTTGaaacattaaataatttattaaatcatgTGGAGATAGTACCATTCCCTTACTTGAGCCAAGTAAATCCTAAAACAAAGAATATAGTTTACTTAATAGCACTCAtagcaaatgaaaataaagttaATACATTGGAAATTGATAAATTTGTGAAACATATAATGTCAATTGGAAGTCGAATAGACTTTCAAGAAGGTGGAAATAAGTAtgaaaaggaaatattaaaaagggTCGAACATCCTACAATAGATAGAATAGTATTATTGTATCATGAAATGG GTATGAATAAAAAGGATCTTGAAACGTTACCTACTGGTATATCATTAGTGTTAAAAGATATAATGTACAGATGTAGAGAACGACCTCCGTCAAATTGGCCGATGCAGGCATATGAATTAGTAGATCGTCAAGATTTGGCTGTATTAGACAAACACATAAAATTTACTGCGTCAAATCAACACgtagaaaatgaaggaaaaaattattcaatcaaaGATCCTGAACAAGATGATGGCATGGAGTTTGATGATGCTGTATTGAAATTAAGATTCAATAAAGATCATAGAATAGCAGAAGTTCGAAAACTTCTGAATTCATCAAAGCCAGTAAGAATAGCTATAATACAAAGACCAGATGTAAGTGATCATGAATTCATAGAAGAACAGGAGAAGCATTTACATGCACTGTGCACGAGAACAATGGCTCTTCCAGTAGCTAGAGGAATGTTTACTCTCAGAACTTCTACTCCTATTATCACAGAACAATTACCGATCCCTCGACTTTGTTTAACTG gaAAAGCACCTCCTCGTGGGACTACTATAGAATTAGCTCACATAGACGTCCCTCCAAACATGAATTTATGGCCATTATTTCATAATGGTGTAGCTGCAGGTCTTCGCATTCATCCAGATGCGTCTAACATTGATTCGACATGGATAGTATATAATAAGCAACAACAAGGAGAGTTCGGTATCGAACATTCAGGATTCTTAATGGCTCTTGGTTTAAATGGTCATCTAAAGAACTTGGCGCCTTTTAGTATGTACGAATATCTAGTCGAGTGTCATGAAGCCACTAGCGTTGGCCTTTTGCTAGGATTATCAGCAACTCATCGTGGTACAATGAACGTATCAATGACTAAACTTCTATCTCTGCACGTGGAAACATTGTTACCGCCAACTAGTATTGAACTGAACGTTCAGCAAAATGTTCAAGTTGCTGCATTGATGGGAGTTGGTCTGGTATATCAAGGAACTGCTCACAGGCACATTTCACATGCTTTGTTATCAGAAATTG gCAGGCCACCGGGtccagaaatgaaaaattgcgtGGATAGAGAATCGTATTCCTTAGCAGCAGGATTGGCATTAGGTTTGGTAGTCTTAGGATATGGAAGTGGATCGGACTTAGCCAGTATACCAGATACTTTACATTATTACATGGTCGGTGGACATGTTAGACCTTTTACTGGTGCACAAAAAGACAAATACAAATCACCTAG TTACCAAATAAGAGAAGGTGATTCTATAAACATCGACGTAACGAGTCCAGGAGCAACTATAGCCTTAGGTCTTATGTATTTCAATACCGGGAATAAAGCAGTAGCAGAATGGATGCAAGCTCCTGATACTCAATATCTATTAGATTTCGTACGACCTGATTTCTTGTTATTGAGAATATTAGCTAAGTCACTTATCCTATGGAATGAAATTGAACCAACAAAATCTTGGGTTTCCAGTCATGTTCCTAATATCGTttataaatatagattacaaaaacCAACTTCTGAAATAGCGCAAAGCGTGGATTTAGAAACCATGAA ccAAGCCTACTGTAATATAATTGCTGGTGCCTGTATGGCTCTAGGCTTAAAGTATGCCGGCACTGCTAATAAGGATGCTTTCAAAACCTTGTACAATTATGCCCAAATGTTTACGGCGTTGTCCCATAAAACCATCGCTGAATTAGCAGGGAAATCAACTATCGAAACGTGTTTGAATGTTACTTTACTTTCTGCTGCTGTTGTAATGGCAGGAACAGGAAACTTGGag ATTATGAGAATATGTCGACATATAAGGACTCGAGTAGGGCCAGCAAGTAGTGTTGTTACATATGGATCTCATTTAGCAACACATATGGCTCTTGGCCTTCTTTTCCTTGGAGGAGGAAAATATACTCTTTCCAACAGTCCCAGTGCAGTGGCTGCTCTTATAATTTCTCTTTTCCCAAAGTTTCCAACGCACAGCAATGATAATAG ATATCATTTACAGGCACTACGACATCTGTACGTGTTAGCTGCTGAACCACGCGTTATTTTACCGAGAGACATCGACAGTGGTCAGTATTGCTATGCGACGGTACATTTAACTTTTGAATCGGAAAAAGAAGCTGAAGGACAAGATTTAGTCCTTCAAGCCCCGTGTTTACTACCGCAGTTGTGTAACATGAGGAAGCTTGAACTAAAGGATGATCGGTATTGGGAAATCGTTTTTGAAAAGGGTCACAATTGGCAGCAACTAGAGAATATGCTTAAAAACTGCGAATACTTAAGTGTGAAACAAAGAGCTGGCTGCTTACCATACATAGAAGATCCTCac GGTTTCCGAAGTTTAATTGCTCAGACATTAACAACAGAAAATGTTATTGCATGGGCGGCTCGTCCTGAATGTGTGACTTCTTTCACAAATGACAAAACTGTTTTAAATATAGTGAAGTACTTTTTACAGTGGCCTAAAAAAGAGAAGATTAAAAACGAAAATACATTGAAAACGCAATCTTGTGGTAGTTTAGGTAAAAGCAGTTCTGGATATCTAACTCAAAGCTTAAGTGATACATCTGAAAAAATTAGTGGTAGTTGGAATGGACAATCATATTCTTGTAATGAAAAAATGGAAATTGCAGATCTATCGTCTGATTTAAAAGATATTAGTTATATACGTGAAACGCAGTATTCTGATATGTCGGAATTCGAAGAACAATTTCTACACACGTTTGCTATAATTGTTTGCGAATGTGTGATAAAAGATAAAGTGAGTCTTCTTCCCTTATGGATGAATTTGATAAAAAGTTTAGAGATTGCAGAAAAAGAACCGAACAGTTTTTCTATATGGCAAATAAAACTTGTTTCATCTCATATGTTAAAGAAACATTATACAGATAATAAAAATCCATTGCTTAGCACAGAGAGTGTACTTGCAATACAGCAGAAAATTTCCTTTATTATGGATAGCTGGGAGCATG AGTTAACACCATATATTAAATCTTATCTAACCACTGGAAATATTCGAGGTGATACAATATCGTTACGAAAAATGTGCTCGTATTTCGTATTTTATGACATACCTCATAAAATAGATCATCAAACAATCT TAACATCGTTATTAAAACCGGAAAGTAGATCTAAACTACCCAATGTTACATTGtgcaaattgtataaaatattaaaatcatattaa